One Carassius gibelio isolate Cgi1373 ecotype wild population from Czech Republic chromosome B18, carGib1.2-hapl.c, whole genome shotgun sequence DNA segment encodes these proteins:
- the si:dkey-238o13.4 gene encoding uncharacterized protein si:dkey-238o13.4 codes for MSNGDRVVLALGGAGTVGSGIVKALLDRGFKVAVISRDSSKLEKLKDFVSPSTKSNLTTLVGNVGSEEGVEEVKQALLKSVGKITDVVSSLGFSWWQGGPPHTQPLKELHWVIETLLFSTFVSWKAFFPLVRDDPNCTYTFITGGAGEKLLMPGTGFLTVGAASALAFCQVLREEYPDVPCKLNQVKINTGVAAPDRMAPGYLNHLDLGEAMATLIERRKTSHTIFPVSCPADLKTVILEGSL; via the exons ATGTCAAACGGGGACAGGGTGGTTTTAGCGCTCGGTGGAGCTGGAACTGTCGGCTCCGGGATAGTGAAAGCTCTCCTGGACAGAG GTTTCAAGGTTGCAGTGATCTCCAGAGACAGCAGCAAGTTGGAAAAACTCAAGGACTTTGTTTCACCTAGCACAAAAAGTAACCTGACCACTTTAGTGGGGAACGTTG GCTCAGAAGAAGGAGTAGAGGAGGTGAAACAGGCCTTGCTCAAGTCTGTGGGTAAGATCACAGATGTGGTGTCCTCTCTGGGCTTCAGCTGGTGGCAGGGAGGTCCACCTCACACCCAACCCCTCAAAGAACTGCACTGG GTTATTGAGACTCTGCTTTTCAGCACCTTTGTGTCTTGGAAAGCGTTCTTTCCCCTGGTGAGAGATGATCCTAACTGCACCTACACGTTCATCACAG GAGGTGCTGGAGAGAAGTTGCTCATGCCGGGCACAGGGTTCCTGACCGTGGGGGCAGCCAGCGCTCTGGCGTTCTGTCAGGTTCTGCGTGAGGAGTATCCAGACGTGCCATGCAAACTCAACCAG GTGAAAATCAATACGGGTGTGGCGGCCCCAGACCGAATGGCCCCTGGATACCTGAACCACTTGGATTTAGGGGAAGCCATGGCTACTCTGATAGAGCGCCGCAAAACGTCCCACACCATCTTCCCCGTTAGCTGTCCAGCCGATCTAAAAACTGTTATCTTGGAGGGCAGTCTGTAA